From the Bacillus sp. FJAT-22090 genome, the window AAGCTGTTAAATTAATCATTCGACAGCTGTTAGAAAAAGATGTCATTCACTCTTTAGAGGATATACATGGAGTTGGACATCGTGTAGTACATGGTGGGGAAGCCTACAGTGATTCTATACTGATCGATGAAAAGGTTATGGAAAAATTAGATGAGCTATCTGAGCTGGCACCGTTACATAATCCAGCAAATATTACAGGTATACGTGAGGTTGCGAAAGAATTACCGCATGTTCCTGCTGTAGCAGTTTTTGATACTGCCTTTCATCAAACAATGCCAGAGAGCTCATACTTATATTCCATTCCTTATGACTATTATAAGAAGTATGGCATCCGTAAATATGGTTTCCATGGTACCTCACATAAGTTTGTAGCTTATCGTGCAGCAGAGATGTTAAATCGACCTATTGAGACTACTCGATTTATATCTTGCCATTTAGGTAATGGTGCAAGTATCGCTGCTATCAATCGTGGTAAATCAATCGATACCTCAATGGGATTCACACCTCTTGCCGGAGTAACGATGGGAACAAGATCGGGGAATCTCGACCCAGCACTCATCCCTTATTTAATGGAAAAAACGGGTAAAAGCGCAGAAGAAGTACTAGATATATTAAACAAAAAATCTGGTATGCTAGGAGTATCTGGATTTTCCAGTGATCTTCGTGATATCGTTAACGAGGCTTCCAAAGGAAATGATCGAGCACAGTTAGCCCTAGATGTTTTTGCAAATCGTATTCACAAATATATTGGCTCTTATGCTGCTCGAATGAATGGAGTAGACGCAATAATATTTACTGCAGGTATCGGAGAGAATAGCTCGGTCATTCGAGAAAAAGTTTTAAGCGGACTACAATTT encodes:
- a CDS encoding acetate/propionate family kinase; the protein is MANILAINAGSSSLKFQLLKMPEEEVIAKGLIERIGLSEPIFTMTTESGRTQLIEHVENHTQAVKLIIRQLLEKDVIHSLEDIHGVGHRVVHGGEAYSDSILIDEKVMEKLDELSELAPLHNPANITGIREVAKELPHVPAVAVFDTAFHQTMPESSYLYSIPYDYYKKYGIRKYGFHGTSHKFVAYRAAEMLNRPIETTRFISCHLGNGASIAAINRGKSIDTSMGFTPLAGVTMGTRSGNLDPALIPYLMEKTGKSAEEVLDILNKKSGMLGVSGFSSDLRDIVNEASKGNDRAQLALDVFANRIHKYIGSYAARMNGVDAIIFTAGIGENSSVIREKVLSGLQFMGVYMDPDLNQLLGKETFINYPHSPVKVIVIPTNEEIMIARDTMRLAEL